In Amycolatopsis methanolica 239, a single genomic region encodes these proteins:
- a CDS encoding superoxide dismutase produces MARYELPDLDYDYGALAPHISGQINELHHSKHHATYVKGANDTLDKLAEARDKGDFGSIVGLETTLAFNLAGHANHVVWWKILSPEGGDKPTGELASAIDEAFGSFDKFQAQFNAVATTIQGNGWAALSWDPIGKTLITQQLRDHHNNLILPTVPILLVDVWEHAFYLDYKNVKADYVKALWNVYNWGEISKRFDNAVSGGNGLLL; encoded by the coding sequence ATGGCCCGCTACGAGCTTCCTGACCTCGACTACGACTACGGCGCGCTCGCCCCGCACATCTCGGGTCAGATCAACGAGCTGCACCACAGCAAGCACCACGCGACCTACGTCAAGGGCGCCAACGACACCCTGGACAAGCTCGCGGAGGCTCGGGACAAGGGCGACTTCGGCTCGATCGTCGGCCTGGAGACCACGCTGGCGTTCAACCTGGCCGGACACGCCAACCACGTGGTGTGGTGGAAGATCCTGTCCCCCGAAGGCGGCGACAAGCCGACCGGTGAGCTGGCCTCGGCGATCGACGAGGCGTTCGGCTCGTTCGACAAGTTCCAGGCGCAGTTCAACGCGGTCGCCACGACGATCCAGGGCAACGGCTGGGCCGCCCTGTCGTGGGACCCGATCGGCAAGACGCTGATCACGCAGCAGCTGCGCGACCACCACAACAACCTGATCCTGCCGACCGTGCCGATCCTGCTGGTCGACGTGTGGGAGCATGCCTTCTACCTCGACTACAAGAACGTCAAGGCGGACTACGTCAAGGCGCTGTGGAACGTCTACAACTGGGGCGAGATCAGCAAA